Proteins encoded by one window of Panicum virgatum strain AP13 chromosome 7N, P.virgatum_v5, whole genome shotgun sequence:
- the LOC120683042 gene encoding uncharacterized protein LOC120683042 yields MDTLKLKVHGSGYDSALQGLHMETAWMDVDLPCGNKPGADSTAVIFGSPQPSQNEADESACQAVLNYYCNARDVTIDDFSHSVLKMKQEELDASKFFCGAMQDKVVRLVLERDAALAAVQSNKQNTYVKVNGLSETFIKKKQDQLNNDFFYEILQEEVSNLLKDRNTQKQRYNSMIHGIAGICDSFGDLLPLTKVDTDQTISKYSDTGFIYNGSKTDPSRIDQLALALLKILRDAIIYETKHTATPY; encoded by the coding sequence ATGGATACTCTGAAACTCAAAGTGCATGGCTCAGGCTATGACTCAGCCTTGCAAGGCCTCCACATGGAAACAGCATGGATGGATGTTGATCTCCCATGCGGGAACAAGCCCGGAGCAGATTCAACGGCTGTCATCTTTGGTAGTCCACAACCCTCTCAAAATGAAGCTGATGAAAGTGCATGCCAAGCAGTCCTAAATTACTATTGTAACGCTAGAGATGTCACCATCGATGACTTCAGTCATAGTGTGCTGAAAATGAAACAAGAAGAACTGGATGCAAGCAAGTTTTTCTGTGGGGCCATGCAGGACAAAGTGGTTCGTCTGGTTTTGGAACGCGATGCCGCGCTTGCTGCTGTTCAAAGCAACAAACAGAACACATATGTCAAGGTCAATGGTCTGAGTGAAACTTTCATCAAGAAGAAACAAGACCAGCTCAACAATGACTTCTTCTATGAGATCCTGCAAGAGGAAGTTAGCAATCTGCTTAAAGACCGTAATACTCAGAAACAGCGCTACAATAGCATGATACATGGGATAGCTGGTATCTGTGACAGTTTTGGTGATTTGCTGCCACTCACAAAGGTCGACACTGATCAGACCATCTCTAAATACAGTGACACTGGATTCATCTACAACGGTAGCAAAACAGATCCATCTCGCATTGATCAGCTTGCTTTGGCTCTCCTGAAGATCCTGCGTGATGCAATCATCTATGAAACCAAGCACACCGCCACTCCATACT